Proteins co-encoded in one Bubalus bubalis isolate 160015118507 breed Murrah chromosome 7, NDDB_SH_1, whole genome shotgun sequence genomic window:
- the RPL34 gene encoding 60S ribosomal protein L34 translates to MVQRLTYRRRLSYNTASNKTRLSRTPGNRIVYLYTKKVGKAPKSACGVCPGRLRGVRAVRPKVLMRLSKTKKHVSRAYGGSMCAKCVRDRIKRAFLIEEQKIVVKVLKAQAQSQKAK, encoded by the exons ATGGTGCAGCGTCTGACCTACCGGCGTAGGCTGTCCTACAATACAGCCTCTAACAAAACCAGGCT GTCCCGAACCCCTGGTAATAGAATTGTTTACCTTTATACCAAGAAGGTTGGGAAAGCACCAAAATCTGCATGTGGTGTGTGCCCAGGCCGACTGAGAGGC GTTCGTGCTGTGAGGCCAAAAGTTCTCATGAGGTTGTCTAAAACGAAGAAACACGTCAGCCGAGCCTATGGTGGTTCCATGTGTGCTAAATGTGTCCGCGACAG gatCAAGCGCGCTTTCCTTATTGAAGAGCAGAAGATCGTTGTGAAAGTATTGAAAGCACAAGCACAGAGTCAGAAagctaaataa